ATGGTAATGATCGCTAGCAATACTTGTATCTGCGTATTCAGGAGCAATACTTTCATCCACAACAGACAATGTTTTCCCGTCTTCTAAATAAGCCCCTTCCACTTGATACGCCGCAGTCGCTGCTCCCCATAAAAATTCATTTGGAAAAGAAGGCATTTGATCACCCTCCGATTTTACTGATTTTGTAATACAATTTAAATAAGTGTTTGGCAATATTATATTCACTTAAAATCGTCATCAACGTATCCTGCGCATGAGTGAACAATAAATTGATTTCAACTGTGTTTTCCATGCTGTACTGAACGACTTTTGTTTGCGCATTGTGTGCTAAGTTTAATTCTTTTTTAGCTTCTTTTAACAGCTCTTCTCCTTCGACAAAATAATCTTCATCCATTTTTTCTAGTGCTTCTTTGATCAAATTACGACCATTGCCGGCATGTAAGATCATTTGCATTGCTACTTCATTTATTTCTTCTTGTGTCATCTTAAGCTTCCTCCGCTTTTAGCAATTCTTCTTTATAAATTTGATTGTCATATACTTTCAAGAAT
This sequence is a window from Enterococcus sp. 7F3_DIV0205. Protein-coding genes within it:
- a CDS encoding PTS lactose/cellobiose transporter subunit IIA; translation: MTQEEINEVAMQMILHAGNGRNLIKEALEKMDEDYFVEGEELLKEAKKELNLAHNAQTKVVQYSMENTVEINLLFTHAQDTLMTILSEYNIAKHLFKLYYKISKIGG